From the Streptomyces syringium genome, one window contains:
- a CDS encoding ATP-binding protein, which yields MTGHQRDRRQYTALFEREQEIAAAEQAVDGLCGRIADGEAILGGLLLYSGEAGVGKTALLGELRKVAVERGCTVLAGRGSESATAVPFHIVRQLLQPALAPMSPARRQELLGDWYDVALPVLGIAPPLGPPADPQGVRDSLDWVVTQLAMTTSPLVVVIDDAQWGDAESLAWLASFAVRLRELPLLVVVAYRPDELPDHTPAFKDLVNGRDTRPVSLHALTPAAVADLVRATLSREADDPFCREVWAVTGGNPYEAVELIAKAQDRGLRPAEESACLLRELGAAARGSGLVTRLERLGTSVTRFAWAAAVLGTEISPRVAAMLAGMSPSEAAECADRLREARILTGAGDLEFVHPLIATSVYRAVPPATRTAMHGLAAWAITNAGHGAAAASRHLLEVHPDDDPDLVRQLRAAAHEHLAVGAPEAARRCLERAMAEPPPDEDRASVLYELGCAALLTSPSTTINHLRAALALPSLPKELQVEATYRLSQVYAHNGQLGDAAEVVAARAAEMPTGSGRMRLQAAHFLWKGIQYEEEGAEERSRQIADLADGLEGRNNSERALLALRAFDGMVRGEDAVRVAELNDRALDDGRLATGMSWTNTEWGIEIPSVIGITYAYTDRLDRAERLFSEAVRAFEISGWSGAHLAFAHDFLGLVHRRRGNLAVAEDFLREGLRLAGRLGPGLPIQWDGTCLLVETLLARGHLAEAEAVAEKYSFRPPYPPAMVMPDAPSVVGRLLLARGRRKEAIAELEAVGRIMEERGRNNTLWAPWALDLASAVAEDNPERARALAEQAIRHAGRFGTDTALGEALRRAAHLTEGDEALDMLGRAVTHLRRSPCRYELAMALVDHGTALRGVGLAHEGAELLREGLALAKRCGADGLVETARGELAAAGGEGADASGG from the coding sequence ATGACGGGGCATCAGCGTGATCGACGCCAGTACACCGCCCTGTTCGAGCGCGAGCAGGAGATCGCCGCCGCGGAACAGGCTGTAGACGGCCTGTGCGGCCGTATCGCCGACGGGGAAGCGATCCTCGGCGGACTGTTGCTGTACAGCGGGGAGGCGGGGGTCGGCAAGACGGCTCTGCTCGGCGAGCTGCGGAAGGTCGCCGTCGAGCGCGGCTGCACCGTGCTGGCCGGCCGGGGCAGCGAGTCGGCCACGGCCGTTCCCTTCCATATCGTGCGCCAGCTCCTCCAGCCGGCCCTGGCGCCCATGTCACCGGCCCGGCGGCAGGAGTTGCTGGGCGACTGGTACGACGTCGCGCTGCCGGTCCTCGGCATCGCACCGCCGCTCGGACCGCCGGCCGACCCCCAGGGCGTGCGCGACAGCCTCGACTGGGTGGTCACCCAATTGGCGATGACCACCTCGCCGTTGGTCGTCGTGATCGACGACGCCCAGTGGGGCGACGCCGAGTCCCTGGCCTGGCTGGCCTCCTTCGCCGTGCGGCTGCGGGAGCTGCCGCTGCTCGTGGTCGTGGCCTACCGGCCGGACGAACTCCCCGACCACACCCCGGCGTTCAAGGACCTGGTCAACGGCCGCGACACCCGGCCCGTCAGCCTGCACGCCCTGACCCCGGCGGCGGTGGCCGATCTCGTCCGGGCCACGCTCAGCAGGGAGGCGGACGACCCCTTCTGCCGTGAGGTCTGGGCCGTCACCGGCGGCAATCCCTACGAGGCCGTCGAGCTCATCGCCAAGGCACAGGACCGGGGGCTGCGGCCGGCCGAGGAGTCAGCCTGCCTGCTGCGCGAACTCGGTGCCGCCGCCCGGGGCAGCGGTCTGGTCACCCGGCTGGAGCGGCTCGGCACCTCCGTCACCCGCTTCGCCTGGGCGGCGGCCGTCCTCGGTACGGAGATCTCACCGCGCGTCGCCGCGATGCTGGCGGGAATGAGCCCGTCGGAGGCCGCCGAGTGCGCGGACCGGCTGCGCGAGGCCCGTATCCTCACCGGCGCCGGCGATCTCGAATTCGTCCATCCGCTGATCGCCACCTCCGTCTACCGGGCGGTGCCGCCCGCCACCCGCACCGCGATGCACGGCCTCGCCGCCTGGGCGATCACCAACGCGGGCCACGGCGCGGCCGCCGCCTCGCGGCACCTGCTGGAGGTCCACCCCGACGACGACCCCGATCTGGTCCGGCAGCTGCGCGCCGCCGCCCATGAACACCTCGCCGTCGGTGCTCCCGAGGCCGCCCGCCGCTGTCTGGAGCGCGCGATGGCCGAGCCGCCGCCGGACGAGGACCGGGCCTCGGTGCTCTACGAGCTCGGCTGCGCGGCCCTGCTCACCTCGCCGTCCACCACCATCAACCATCTGCGCGCGGCCCTCGCCCTGCCGAGCCTGCCCAAGGAGCTGCAGGTCGAGGCCACCTACCGGCTCTCGCAGGTGTACGCCCACAACGGCCAGCTCGGCGACGCGGCCGAAGTGGTGGCCGCCCGCGCGGCCGAGATGCCGACCGGCTCCGGACGGATGCGGCTGCAGGCCGCCCACTTCCTGTGGAAGGGCATCCAGTACGAGGAGGAGGGCGCCGAAGAGCGCTCACGGCAGATCGCCGACCTCGCCGACGGCCTCGAAGGGCGGAACAACTCCGAGCGTGCCCTGCTCGCGCTCCGCGCGTTCGACGGCATGGTCCGCGGCGAGGACGCGGTACGCGTCGCCGAGCTGAACGACCGCGCGCTCGACGACGGCCGGCTCGCCACGGGCATGTCCTGGACCAACACCGAATGGGGCATCGAGATCCCCAGCGTCATCGGGATCACCTACGCCTACACCGACCGGCTCGACCGTGCCGAGCGGCTGTTCAGCGAGGCGGTGCGGGCGTTCGAGATCTCCGGCTGGAGCGGTGCCCACCTCGCCTTCGCCCACGACTTCCTCGGACTCGTCCACCGGCGGCGCGGCAATCTCGCCGTCGCCGAGGACTTCCTGCGCGAAGGGCTGCGGCTGGCGGGCCGGCTCGGCCCCGGACTGCCCATCCAGTGGGACGGCACCTGCCTGCTGGTGGAGACCCTGCTGGCCCGTGGTCACTTGGCGGAAGCCGAGGCCGTGGCGGAGAAGTACTCCTTCCGCCCGCCCTATCCTCCGGCGATGGTGATGCCCGACGCCCCCTCCGTGGTCGGTCGGCTGCTGCTCGCCCGTGGCCGCCGGAAGGAGGCCATCGCCGAACTCGAGGCCGTCGGGCGGATCATGGAGGAGCGCGGCCGGAACAACACGCTCTGGGCTCCGTGGGCGCTCGACCTGGCCTCGGCGGTCGCGGAGGACAACCCCGAGCGGGCCCGCGCGCTCGCCGAGCAGGCGATCCGGCACGCCGGGCGGTTCGGCACCGATACCGCGTTGGGCGAGGCACTGCGGCGGGCGGCGCACCTGACCGAAGGGGACGAAGCCCTGGACATGCTCGGCCGTGCCGTGACGCATCTGCGCAGATCTCCCTGCCGGTACGAGCTGGCGATGGCGCTGGTCGACCACGGCACCGCGCTGCGCGGCGTCGGCCTCGCCCACGAGGGTGCCGAGCTGCTCCGTGAGGGCCTCGCCCTCGCAAAGCGCTGTGGCGCGGACGGGCTCGTCGAGACGGCCCGCGGGGAACTCGCGGCGGCCGGAGGCGAAGGGGCGGACGCCTCCGGCGGATAG
- a CDS encoding ATP-binding protein: MVGTGSSHQGRRPASALIWLVPPVVLAVCTVTAAVLVPLGARSPVAWCGTVATVAVALTSSEAVRRGRIIDTLRRRCAEQEAAFRHRLVQQEIETRRLARELLPAAVNLLQQGASADEVLREVRPLTPLDPSFEAAHRSVLRSVVEAVQAEEGLRDSAHRAFVNIARRVQAIVHQQATDLREMEDRHGNDPDVFGDLLHLDHGTALIGRLADSIAVLGGSRPGRQWKNPIPLYNVLRGAMSRIMDYRRVDLHSVADVAVTGPGVEPLIHALAELLDNATRYSPPQTRVHLTAVEVQSGVAVEIEDAGVGLTDEARRRTDAVLELADRGLDLNDLGETPRLGLAVVSRLAKTYAFRVSLRPSAYGGVRAVLIVPENLITASATPGGEIARAATLPPPKPRKKPGRPLPPPPELDRPTEESDGSGGLPQRRRRAPGIPSRAARKAAAAAAGRTPRRHSPAAEPPPQPGLWLAAFTSAVNGEEPTTDARGPFSDESSDKEE; this comes from the coding sequence ATGGTTGGTACTGGATCGTCACACCAAGGCAGGCGGCCCGCCTCCGCTCTCATATGGCTGGTCCCCCCTGTCGTGCTGGCGGTCTGCACGGTGACCGCCGCAGTCCTCGTACCTCTCGGCGCCCGCTCCCCGGTGGCCTGGTGCGGGACGGTGGCGACCGTCGCGGTGGCCCTCACCTCGTCGGAGGCGGTGCGGCGCGGCCGCATCATCGACACGCTGCGCCGGCGCTGCGCCGAGCAGGAGGCCGCGTTCCGTCACCGGCTCGTCCAGCAGGAGATCGAGACCCGGCGGCTGGCCCGCGAGCTGCTGCCCGCCGCGGTGAACCTGCTGCAGCAGGGGGCGTCAGCCGATGAGGTGCTCCGTGAGGTCAGGCCGCTGACCCCGCTCGACCCGTCGTTCGAGGCCGCGCACCGCTCGGTACTGCGCTCGGTGGTGGAGGCGGTGCAGGCCGAGGAGGGCCTGCGCGACTCCGCGCACCGCGCCTTCGTCAACATCGCCCGCCGTGTGCAGGCGATCGTGCACCAACAGGCCACCGACCTCCGGGAGATGGAGGACCGGCACGGCAACGACCCCGATGTCTTCGGCGACTTGCTGCACCTGGACCACGGGACCGCGCTGATCGGCCGGCTCGCGGACAGCATCGCGGTGCTCGGCGGCTCCCGCCCCGGGCGCCAGTGGAAGAACCCGATCCCCCTCTACAACGTCCTGCGCGGCGCCATGTCCCGGATCATGGACTACCGCAGGGTGGACCTGCACTCGGTGGCGGACGTCGCGGTCACCGGCCCCGGGGTGGAGCCGCTGATCCACGCGCTGGCCGAGCTGCTGGACAACGCCACCCGTTACTCGCCCCCGCAGACCCGGGTGCACCTGACCGCCGTCGAGGTGCAGTCGGGCGTCGCGGTGGAGATCGAGGACGCCGGCGTCGGCCTCACCGACGAGGCCCGCCGCCGTACCGACGCGGTGCTGGAGCTCGCCGACCGCGGCCTCGACCTCAACGACCTCGGCGAGACCCCGCGACTGGGCCTGGCCGTCGTCAGCCGGCTCGCCAAGACCTACGCGTTCCGGGTCTCGCTGCGGCCTTCGGCGTACGGCGGTGTGCGTGCCGTACTGATCGTGCCGGAGAACCTGATCACGGCGAGCGCCACCCCGGGCGGCGAGATCGCCCGTGCGGCCACCCTCCCGCCCCCCAAGCCCAGGAAGAAGCCGGGCCGGCCGCTGCCGCCGCCCCCGGAACTCGACCGGCCGACCGAGGAGTCCGACGGATCGGGCGGGCTTCCGCAGCGCCGTCGGCGCGCTCCCGGCATCCCCTCACGGGCCGCCCGGAAGGCAGCGGCCGCCGCGGCGGGCCGCACTCCCCGCAGGCACTCCCCGGCGGCCGAGCCTCCCCCGCAGCCAGGCCTGTGGCTGGCCGCCTTCACGAGCGCTGTCAACGGTGAGGAGCCGACGACCGACGCGCGGGGACCGTT